The following are encoded in a window of Harmonia axyridis chromosome 7, icHarAxyr1.1, whole genome shotgun sequence genomic DNA:
- the LOC123684929 gene encoding gamma-glutamyl hydrolase B-like: MMMKNLISVLSLVSQITFVISTDTPIIGILSEEPQAINECVPNVEINTYIAASYVKLLESAGARIIPVWLGQDQQYYERVVSYTNGMLFPGGSNRFNETKGYGETAQIIFDIAKRHNDQGVYYPIVGICLGMEVLAYTSNESKDIRVDCQATKLTLPLEFEEDFRESRIFRDLPNDILLDMKNKNVTYNNHEYCLTREVLESNNLTDSWRVVTENVDVNGKRFISLMEHKRYPFYGYQFHPEKIKFEFNESFKFPHDVYSGRVTQYFADFSVGECRKNNNSFPDKDIEHRSFIYNFKTVLSSSNCTYFQLYLFTGADTKEYQLT, from the exons atgatgatgaaaaatttgataagtgTTTTAAGTCTCGTATCCCAAATAACTTTTGTAATATCAACGGATACACCTATTATTGGTATTCTTTCTGAGGAGCCCCAAGCAATAAATGAATGTGTTCCAAATGTTGAAATAAACACTTACATAGCCGCATCATATGTGAAATTACTTGAGAGTGCTGGTGCTAGAATTATTCCTGTTTG GTTAGGACAGGATCAACAGTATTATGAACGTGTAGTCAGTTACACTAATGG CATGCTTTTCCCTGGAGGATCAAACCGTTTCAACGAGACTAAAGGTTATGGAGAAACAGcacaaattatttttgatatagcCAAAAGGCATAATGATCAGGGAGTGTATTATCCTATTGTTGGTATATGTTTGGGTATGGAAGTATTGGCGTATACTTCAAACGAGAGCAAGGATATTAGAGTTGATTGCCAAGCCACGAAATTAACCCTTCCATTGGAATTCGAAGAAG atttcagagAGAGCAGAATCTTCAGAGATTTACCAAACGACATTTTGTtggatatgaaaaataaaaacgtAACATACAATAACCACGAATATTGCTTGACTCGTGAAGTTTTAGAATCGAACAATCTAACTGATAGCTGGAGGGTGGTTACTGAAAATGTGGATGTCAATGGAAAAAGATTCATATCACTTATGGAACATAAAAGATATCCATTTTATGGGTATcagtttcatccagaaaaaattaaatttgaatttaacgAATCTTTCAAATTTCCACATGACGTTTATAGTGGTAGAGTGACACAATATTTTGCAGATTTTTCTGTTGGGGAATGTAGAAAAAACAACAATTCTTTTCCAGATAAAGACATCGAACATAGATCTTTTATCTATAATTTCAAGACTGTATTAAGTAGTTCCAATTGTACCTATTTTCAACTTTACTTATTTACCGGAGCTGATACAAAAGAATACCAACTCACTTGA